From a single Veillonellales bacterium genomic region:
- the cobM gene encoding precorrin-4 C(11)-methyltransferase, whose amino-acid sequence MQVVFVGAGPGDPELITVKGQRLLQAADVIIYAGSLVNPALLSLAKPGTKIYNSASMTLEQVIEVIETAVTAGKKVVRLHTGDPSIYGAIQEQMDALDQKQIAYEVIPGVSSFLATAAALKREYTLPDVSQTVIITRLEGRTPVPEKEKLASLASHNATMCIFLSVHMLDNVVAELIKGGYTEATPVAIVQKASWPDQQILRGTLSTIAGIVKNAGVNRTAMIVVGQCLEGNYSLSRLYAPEFGHMFREAK is encoded by the coding sequence ATGCAGGTAGTGTTTGTAGGAGCAGGCCCGGGCGACCCGGAATTAATAACGGTAAAGGGCCAGCGTCTGCTGCAGGCTGCGGATGTTATTATTTATGCCGGGTCCTTAGTCAATCCGGCGTTACTGTCCCTGGCAAAGCCGGGTACGAAAATTTATAATAGTGCTTCCATGACGCTGGAACAGGTAATTGAAGTAATAGAAACAGCAGTCACTGCCGGTAAAAAAGTAGTCCGTCTCCATACCGGCGATCCCAGCATTTACGGTGCGATTCAGGAACAAATGGACGCTTTGGACCAAAAACAGATCGCTTATGAAGTTATACCCGGAGTCAGTTCTTTTTTAGCAACGGCAGCGGCCTTAAAACGGGAGTATACCCTGCCCGATGTTTCACAAACGGTAATTATTACCCGTTTGGAAGGCCGGACGCCTGTACCGGAAAAAGAAAAATTAGCTAGTCTGGCAAGTCATAACGCAACTATGTGTATTTTTTTAAGTGTGCATATGCTGGATAATGTTGTGGCGGAATTAATCAAAGGCGGCTATACTGAAGCTACGCCGGTGGCGATTGTCCAAAAAGCATCCTGGCCTGATCAGCAAATTTTGCGGGGGACGTTGTCCACTATTGCCGGAATTGTGAAAAATGCCGGGGTTAACCGGACGGCAATGATTGTCGTCGGGCAATGTCTGGAAGGCAATTATTCATTATCCCGCCTTTATGCGCCTGAATTTGGTCATATGTTCCGGGAGGCAAAATGA
- the cbiE gene encoding precorrin-6y C5,15-methyltransferase (decarboxylating) subunit CbiE — MEHKITVVGIGPGSPEYLPPIAQKAIDSAAILVGSQRALDTFATEKSRNKVIDKDIAGVLAFIRACLQEEDVVVMVSGDPGFYSLLTALRGEFSADRLSVIPGISSVQLAFARLADTWQDAVLVSMHGRSPDTAMLQYAKNKKLAILTDRRHSPQYIARELLRCGWPIDAAVCLCAGLSYADEHILTTTLAATAELAGFDHCVMVVTE; from the coding sequence ATGGAACATAAAATAACGGTTGTCGGCATTGGTCCCGGTTCGCCGGAATATTTGCCGCCAATTGCCCAAAAAGCTATCGATTCGGCTGCCATTCTGGTTGGCAGTCAACGGGCTCTGGATACGTTTGCCACAGAAAAATCCCGCAATAAAGTCATTGATAAAGATATCGCCGGTGTTTTGGCCTTTATTCGTGCATGTTTGCAAGAGGAAGATGTGGTGGTCATGGTATCCGGTGATCCTGGCTTTTACAGTTTGCTGACGGCACTGCGGGGCGAATTTTCTGCCGACCGGTTATCGGTAATTCCGGGAATCAGTTCCGTTCAGCTGGCATTTGCCCGGCTGGCGGATACCTGGCAGGATGCTGTTCTAGTCAGCATGCACGGCCGTAGTCCGGATACGGCGATGCTTCAGTATGCCAAAAATAAAAAATTAGCAATTTTAACGGACCGCCGTCACTCGCCGCAGTATATTGCTCGCGAGCTATTGCGTTGTGGCTGGCCAATTGACGCAGCGGTTTGTTTATGCGCCGGCCTTTCTTATGCTGATGAGCATATTTTAACAACAACTTTGGCGGCAACTGCCGAACTGGCAGGCTTTGACCATTGTGTAATGGTGGTGACAGAATGA
- the cobJ gene encoding precorrin-3B C(17)-methyltransferase produces the protein MSPRARECILAADIIVGYNTYITLISELLEGKKIVGNGMMQEIDRCQKAVDLAAAGENVAVVSSGDPGIYGMAGLVLGLALKCPADSRPEVTIISGISAVGAAAAILGAPLMHDFAVISLSDLLTPWDVITKRVEMAAAADFVIALYNPKSKRRVSQIEAVRNILLKYRLPETPVGIVQQATRPGETKVISNLTQFTHEYIDMFSLVIIGNSQTYIQAGRMITPRGYKL, from the coding sequence ATGAGTCCAAGAGCGAGGGAATGTATTCTGGCGGCTGATATTATTGTAGGCTATAATACTTATATTACCCTGATTTCTGAACTGCTGGAGGGGAAAAAAATTGTTGGCAACGGCATGATGCAGGAGATTGATCGCTGCCAAAAGGCAGTCGATCTGGCAGCCGCCGGAGAAAATGTGGCAGTTGTCTCCAGCGGCGATCCGGGAATTTACGGAATGGCCGGCTTGGTGCTGGGGCTGGCGCTGAAATGTCCGGCAGACAGCCGTCCGGAAGTAACGATTATTTCCGGCATCAGCGCCGTAGGAGCTGCTGCCGCCATTCTTGGCGCACCGCTGATGCATGATTTTGCCGTAATCAGCTTAAGCGATTTATTGACGCCTTGGGACGTCATAACAAAGCGGGTGGAAATGGCGGCTGCCGCTGATTTTGTTATTGCGCTGTATAATCCGAAAAGTAAACGGCGGGTAAGTCAAATTGAAGCAGTACGGAACATTCTGCTGAAATATCGTTTACCGGAAACTCCGGTGGGAATTGTCCAGCAGGCTACCCGTCCGGGGGAAACAAAAGTGATTTCAAATTTAACTCAATTTACACACGAGTATATTGATATGTTTTCTTTGGTCATCATCGGCAACAGCCAAACTTATATTCAGGCCGGCCGGATGATAACACCGCGAGGTTATAAACTATGA
- the cobK gene encoding precorrin-6A reductase, with amino-acid sequence MILVLAGTLDGRDLAALLARQGYQVLVSVVSEYGKDLALQENLPVHSCPLDRAGLIDFMQANPIKLVVDATHPYAVNISRNAIFACDLLAVPYLRYERSPLPLPCYDRLFVVPDYARAAQTAADKGNVVFLTTGSRMLATFISEPKLAQHRIVARVLPDPEVIRHCLELGLKPKDIIAMQGPFSQQLNCALFTAYQAEVVVTKESGAIGGSDTKLAAAISLNLPVVLISRPAIDYGRVVTSFQAALRYIEAVLQ; translated from the coding sequence ATGATCTTGGTATTGGCTGGAACTCTCGACGGACGGGACCTTGCCGCCTTATTGGCCCGGCAGGGCTATCAGGTACTTGTCTCGGTTGTCAGCGAATATGGAAAAGACTTGGCGTTACAAGAAAATTTGCCGGTACATAGTTGTCCCCTTGATCGGGCCGGTTTAATTGATTTCATGCAAGCCAATCCGATTAAGCTGGTTGTGGATGCGACCCATCCTTATGCCGTAAATATATCCCGCAATGCCATATTCGCCTGTGATCTGCTTGCCGTTCCTTATTTACGTTATGAACGTTCTCCGCTGCCGCTGCCTTGCTATGACCGCCTGTTTGTTGTGCCGGACTATGCCCGGGCGGCTCAGACGGCTGCCGACAAGGGAAATGTTGTTTTTTTGACTACCGGCAGCCGAATGCTGGCAACATTTATCTCTGAGCCGAAATTAGCGCAGCATCGCATTGTTGCCAGGGTATTGCCGGATCCGGAGGTTATCCGCCATTGTCTGGAACTGGGACTGAAACCGAAGGATATTATTGCGATGCAGGGACCATTTTCCCAACAGCTTAACTGTGCTTTATTTACCGCCTATCAGGCGGAAGTAGTCGTTACGAAAGAGAGCGGGGCAATCGGCGGCAGTGACACAAAATTAGCTGCCGCCATATCGCTAAACTTGCCGGTCGTCCTTATTTCCCGCCCTGCTATTGATTATGGCCGGGTGGTAACATCTTTTCAAGCTGCGCTACGTTATATCGAAGCGGTATTACAATGA
- the cobU gene encoding bifunctional adenosylcobinamide kinase/adenosylcobinamide-phosphate guanylyltransferase, with product MSGRIVLITGGARSGKSTFAERYAASQGKAISYIATAQVLDDEMRNRVALHRQRRPAAWQTYEAPFAADEAMLQAGKHADVILFDCLTLYISNLLLAAEGLPTAAARCEQVLSQIDQLSDSASSCGAMVIIVTNEVGMGIVPDNALAREYRDIAGWANQKIASRADEVYLVISGLAVEIKQLSTNVSKEV from the coding sequence ATGTCGGGGAGAATTGTATTGATTACCGGCGGCGCCCGGAGCGGTAAAAGCACATTTGCCGAACGGTATGCCGCCAGCCAGGGAAAAGCTATTTCCTATATTGCCACCGCACAAGTTTTGGATGATGAAATGCGCAACCGGGTCGCTCTGCACCGGCAGCGCCGTCCGGCTGCCTGGCAGACATATGAGGCTCCTTTTGCGGCGGACGAAGCGATGCTGCAGGCCGGAAAACATGCCGATGTGATTTTGTTTGACTGTCTGACGCTCTACATCAGCAATTTACTGTTGGCCGCGGAAGGTTTACCAACTGCCGCGGCAAGGTGTGAGCAAGTATTGTCCCAAATTGATCAATTGTCCGACAGTGCCTCTTCCTGCGGTGCTATGGTAATCATCGTAACGAATGAGGTTGGTATGGGAATCGTCCCGGATAATGCTTTAGCCCGGGAATATCGGGATATAGCGGGATGGGCTAATCAAAAAATTGCCTCCCGGGCTGATGAAGTATATTTAGTCATTAGCGGCCTGGCCGTTGAAATAAAGCAGCTGTCGACTAATGTTTCCAAGGAGGTTTAG
- the cbiD gene encoding cobalt-precorrin-5B (C(1))-methyltransferase CbiD, translating into MLKTLRTGITTGTCAAAAAKAAILAWLDQPQEAVEVTSPQGRKIEVKINSSWSLSQGGQASVIKDAGDDPDITNGIAIFTEVEITKQADIILKAGSGVGVVTKPGLSVPVGEPAINPGPRQMITQAIRDVLPPGHGAVATVFIPAGEKLARRTLNPTLGIVGGLSIIGTTGIVNPMSEEAFKNSLTPQISVVKALGGEDIVFVPGKMGQDIAIHRYGLPAERVVQCSNFIGHMLEGAVHYGMKRVLLFGHLGKLVKVAAGIFHTHNRMADARMETLAAYLAAKGASTQVVQEVLACMTTEAAIPIIEKCQLTSVYDLLAERASIRSMRFVFGDLQVGTAIVTLRGNILGLDENAREIGGSLGWNIK; encoded by the coding sequence TTGTTAAAAACATTGCGGACAGGAATTACCACGGGAACGTGTGCAGCCGCGGCTGCCAAGGCCGCTATATTAGCCTGGCTTGACCAGCCGCAGGAAGCAGTCGAGGTTACTTCTCCCCAGGGCCGTAAGATTGAAGTAAAGATAAATTCAAGCTGGTCATTGTCTCAGGGCGGACAAGCTTCAGTAATTAAGGATGCCGGCGACGACCCGGATATTACCAATGGGATCGCAATCTTTACAGAAGTTGAAATTACAAAACAGGCAGACATTATCCTAAAAGCCGGCAGCGGAGTAGGTGTGGTAACGAAACCGGGCTTATCGGTACCAGTGGGGGAACCGGCCATCAATCCGGGCCCGCGGCAAATGATTACCCAGGCCATCCGTGATGTATTGCCCCCCGGGCATGGGGCGGTTGCTACTGTTTTTATACCGGCAGGAGAGAAGCTGGCCCGGCGGACGCTAAATCCCACACTGGGTATTGTGGGCGGGTTATCAATTATTGGTACAACCGGTATCGTGAATCCGATGTCGGAAGAAGCTTTCAAGAATTCACTGACTCCCCAAATCAGTGTGGTAAAAGCACTTGGCGGGGAGGATATTGTATTTGTACCGGGGAAAATGGGTCAGGATATTGCCATTCACCGCTATGGACTGCCGGCTGAGCGGGTAGTTCAGTGCAGCAATTTTATCGGGCATATGCTGGAGGGAGCTGTCCACTACGGCATGAAGCGGGTTTTGCTGTTTGGGCACTTAGGTAAACTCGTAAAAGTAGCTGCCGGGATTTTTCATACTCACAACCGAATGGCTGATGCCCGCATGGAAACTCTGGCCGCCTATTTGGCGGCCAAGGGCGCATCAACACAAGTGGTGCAGGAAGTGCTTGCTTGTATGACCACCGAGGCGGCCATTCCTATTATTGAAAAGTGCCAGTTGACGTCAGTGTACGATCTGCTTGCCGAGCGGGCCAGTATCCGGTCCATGCGGTTTGTATTTGGCGACTTGCAGGTAGGTACAGCGATCGTTACTTTACGGGGTAATATTCTCGGTTTGGACGAAAATGCCCGGGAAATTGGAGGCAGTTTAGGATGGAACATAAAATAA
- the cbiT gene encoding precorrin-6Y C5,15-methyltransferase (decarboxylating) subunit CbiT, with translation MTHFFGIPDEQFIRGNIPMTKQEIRTMVLAKARICPHDIVVDVGAGTGSLSIEAALQAEAGKVYAIEREQEGIELIRANAVKFGLSNLVAISGTAPAAMKAVPAKADVLLIGGSGGHLPEILAEGSAFLKQNGRMVITAVTIETLQQSLHFMRQAADFSCEAFGLQVTRIRQVGAGNMLQALNPIYIIACTKV, from the coding sequence ATGACTCATTTTTTCGGTATTCCCGATGAACAATTCATCCGCGGCAATATTCCCATGACCAAACAGGAAATACGAACGATGGTCCTGGCAAAAGCTCGTATTTGTCCGCATGATATTGTTGTTGACGTTGGCGCCGGCACTGGTTCTCTTTCCATTGAAGCCGCACTCCAGGCTGAGGCAGGGAAGGTGTATGCAATTGAGCGGGAACAGGAAGGCATTGAATTAATCCGCGCCAATGCCGTCAAATTCGGCCTTTCCAATCTTGTTGCCATTTCCGGTACTGCACCGGCGGCAATGAAAGCTGTTCCTGCTAAAGCGGATGTTTTGCTGATCGGCGGCAGCGGCGGGCATTTGCCAGAAATTTTAGCTGAAGGAAGTGCTTTTTTAAAGCAGAATGGACGCATGGTCATTACCGCTGTCACCATAGAAACATTGCAGCAATCTTTGCACTTTATGCGGCAGGCCGCTGATTTTTCCTGCGAGGCCTTTGGCCTGCAGGTAACCCGGATCCGTCAGGTCGGTGCAGGCAATATGCTCCAGGCGCTGAATCCGATTTATATTATCGCTTGCACTAAAGTTTAG
- a CDS encoding cobalt-precorrin 5A hydrolase — MKLAIIAVTNHGALLASRLAQALTDDGADVYVKSERNTIGAKHTFNSLSQLISDIFQQYNGLIFIMAAGIAVRVIAPFIQSKRTDPAVVVLDDRGYYAISLLSGHLGGANELTRRVGLAIGASPVITTATDVSGLPAADVLAVKLRAKPDPFSQLKAVNAAIANNENVQFFLDCSLPRRQQYRDAAAVMKVQFHDLSELTGAAFAAAVVVTDKVLPVDRPHIFLRPPTLAIGVGCRRNTESEKIAAAIIDACSQIGRSPDSIAVIASSIVKQDEAGLLAVIKQMSVPAQFYDNHVLKRCIEQQQLVVSSFVTEQIGVGNVCEAAALTAGKTSLLLLPKTKYPQITIAIAQVN; from the coding sequence ATGAAGCTTGCCATCATTGCGGTTACTAATCACGGAGCTTTGTTAGCTTCCCGGCTGGCACAAGCTTTAACTGACGATGGGGCGGACGTATATGTGAAATCGGAACGTAATACAATTGGAGCAAAACACACATTTAATTCACTGAGTCAGCTTATCAGCGATATCTTTCAGCAATATAACGGCCTGATTTTTATTATGGCCGCCGGCATCGCTGTTCGGGTGATTGCGCCTTTCATTCAAAGCAAAAGAACCGACCCGGCGGTAGTTGTGCTGGATGACCGGGGATATTATGCCATCAGCCTTTTATCCGGGCATCTTGGCGGTGCCAATGAATTGACCCGGCGTGTTGGCCTGGCTATTGGTGCCAGCCCGGTGATTACCACGGCAACCGATGTTTCCGGTCTGCCGGCCGCAGATGTCCTGGCTGTTAAGCTGAGGGCAAAACCGGATCCTTTTTCTCAATTAAAGGCAGTCAATGCAGCTATCGCCAATAATGAAAATGTGCAGTTTTTTTTAGACTGTTCATTACCGCGGCGGCAGCAGTATCGTGATGCTGCCGCCGTAATGAAGGTGCAGTTTCACGACTTATCGGAACTGACCGGCGCGGCTTTTGCGGCGGCAGTCGTTGTCACCGATAAAGTATTGCCGGTTGATAGACCCCATATATTTTTGCGTCCCCCTACTTTGGCAATTGGTGTCGGCTGCCGGCGTAATACGGAAAGTGAAAAGATAGCAGCAGCGATTATTGACGCCTGCAGTCAAATTGGCCGCAGTCCGGACAGCATTGCCGTTATTGCCAGCAGTATCGTAAAGCAAGATGAAGCCGGCTTATTGGCAGTCATTAAACAAATGTCTGTTCCGGCACAATTTTATGATAATCATGTATTAAAACGTTGTATTGAACAACAGCAGCTTGTGGTGTCATCTTTTGTAACAGAACAGATAGGAGTGGGAAATGTATGCGAAGCAGCGGCACTGACAGCGGGGAAAACGAGTCTTCTTCTGTTGCCGAAAACAAAATATCCTCAAATCACCATTGCCATTGCCCAGGTCAATTAG
- a CDS encoding glycosyltransferase family 39 protein: MQIRTRTFLVFLLALVFYLPLNSYLPITDPVEANYALTAKEMLLSGDWLSPRIYGQFWFDKPVMIYWLIAISYKIFGITEFAARFPAGVFSAGSVAFAYWFANRLFYSRRTGILSAIVLATSLEFSLLAKMIITDAVLFFFSSVSLAVFYLGLREEKKFWYVIAYVTAGLAVLTKGPIGLLLPGLIVFSYIIVTRQWVLFTKLFLIPGLVCFSLVAVPWYWLMYAVHGNDFIDTFLGLHNYLRATVAEHPRDNVFYYYFVLFPLSIMPWTGVAIKSVLSLPLRKATDHFAFLTIWPTVIILFYTLMATKYPTYVFPAIFPVALLSGAYMNGLLKTNQRQPWLWLTGPAVLFIGILAVGSKFFLPVVNAAMLYGIALLSAAVLLWVQFKGKHTRLPVAAGLLVAIFSMTMFYCGLIPLAGARSAKSIVQNVPKQDAVLASYGDYSTSAVFYSGYIMPRLIEKSEVDKVKSVWSGKYTMPTMTLESFEAMTKNNSRSFIIVKENNQLAWQNTSLAEHFYPVARQDGKFLYRRRIAIP; encoded by the coding sequence ATGCAAATCCGTACACGGACTTTTCTTGTTTTTTTGCTGGCGTTAGTTTTTTATCTGCCGCTGAATTCTTATCTGCCGATAACCGATCCGGTAGAGGCTAATTATGCTTTGACGGCAAAAGAGATGCTGCTGAGCGGAGATTGGCTTTCGCCCCGGATTTATGGTCAGTTTTGGTTTGATAAACCGGTCATGATCTACTGGCTGATTGCCATTAGTTATAAAATTTTTGGTATTACCGAATTTGCCGCCCGGTTTCCGGCCGGGGTGTTCAGCGCCGGCAGCGTTGCTTTCGCTTATTGGTTTGCCAATCGGCTCTTTTATAGCAGAAGGACCGGAATTTTGAGTGCCATTGTTCTGGCGACGTCACTGGAATTTTCGCTGTTAGCGAAAATGATTATTACCGATGCCGTTTTATTTTTTTTCTCCAGCGTTTCTTTGGCGGTTTTTTATCTCGGATTACGGGAAGAGAAAAAATTTTGGTATGTGATTGCCTATGTGACTGCCGGGCTGGCGGTATTGACGAAAGGACCCATCGGTTTGCTGCTGCCGGGGTTAATTGTATTTTCGTATATTATAGTTACCCGGCAATGGGTGCTTTTTACAAAACTTTTTTTAATACCGGGACTGGTTTGCTTTTCCCTGGTCGCAGTTCCCTGGTACTGGTTGATGTATGCAGTTCACGGCAATGATTTTATCGATACCTTCCTGGGTTTGCATAATTATCTGCGGGCTACTGTAGCGGAGCATCCCCGGGATAATGTCTTTTATTATTATTTTGTTTTGTTTCCGCTGAGCATTATGCCGTGGACGGGAGTGGCGATAAAGTCGGTACTATCTCTCCCTTTGCGTAAAGCTACAGATCATTTTGCTTTTTTGACGATATGGCCGACTGTAATCATCCTTTTTTATACGCTGATGGCCACAAAATATCCTACTTACGTTTTTCCCGCTATCTTTCCGGTTGCCTTGTTGTCCGGAGCGTATATGAACGGTTTACTGAAAACCAATCAGCGCCAACCCTGGTTATGGCTTACCGGTCCGGCAGTTCTGTTCATTGGGATACTGGCAGTTGGCAGCAAATTTTTTCTGCCCGTTGTTAACGCGGCAATGTTGTATGGTATCGCATTACTTTCTGCAGCGGTTTTACTGTGGGTTCAATTCAAAGGGAAACATACCCGGCTGCCGGTTGCAGCCGGGCTGCTCGTGGCAATTTTCAGTATGACAATGTTCTATTGCGGGTTGATTCCCCTTGCCGGGGCTCGCTCCGCCAAGTCTATCGTTCAAAATGTACCCAAGCAAGATGCAGTTCTGGCATCCTATGGGGATTATTCTACTTCCGCAGTATTTTATAGCGGATATATTATGCCTCGGTTAATTGAGAAATCGGAAGTCGACAAAGTGAAAAGTGTGTGGTCCGGCAAATATACGATGCCGACAATGACGCTCGAGTCTTTTGAAGCGATGACAAAAAATAATTCCCGCTCCTTTATTATCGTGAAGGAAAATAATCAGCTTGCATGGCAAAATACCTCACTGGCAGAGCATTTTTATCCAGTTGCCCGGCAAGACGGGAAATTTTTATATCGTCGCAGGATTGCAATTCCGTAA
- a CDS encoding cobyrinate a,c-diamide synthase — MNQISIPRLVIAGTHSGVGKTTIVTGLLAALRQRNLQIQSYKIGPDYIDPGYHRLASGKPAHNLDTWLVPEEKIVPLFTKTARGNDIALIEGVMGLYDGGRSGVSSTAAIAKLLQAPVVLVVDAKSMGESVAATVLGYKLYDPGIQFAGVIVNRLGSDTHREIVCDALQRQGIRVLGCLFRNDALMMPERHLGLTPVTEHAADETIAAMGRQISQQVDMKQLIDIARQAVWLPEPVPSRHNQLTPKVRIGVAQDDVFSFYYPESLEVLAALGAELVPFSPLSGRLIPPDVDGLILGGGFPEMFVQQLSQNQSMKESILQAYGNNMPILAECGGLMYLARQIIDFNGQAFDMVGAIPAVCKMEKKLQTVGYVEATALSDNLLCPGGDILRGHEFHFSRMIAEQAHDSWAFQIKKMRTGIAYPAGFVKKNLLASYLHLHFAGNEKAAKRLVEKCAHYRSVRLQQ; from the coding sequence ATGAACCAGATCAGCATACCGCGGCTTGTAATTGCCGGTACCCATAGCGGTGTTGGAAAAACAACGATCGTAACCGGGTTATTGGCAGCATTAAGGCAGCGAAATTTACAAATACAATCGTATAAAATAGGACCGGACTATATTGATCCCGGATATCATCGTCTGGCCAGCGGCAAACCGGCACATAATCTGGATACATGGCTGGTCCCGGAAGAAAAAATTGTTCCGCTCTTCACTAAAACTGCCCGAGGAAACGATATTGCCCTGATTGAGGGAGTTATGGGGTTATATGACGGGGGTCGTTCCGGCGTAAGCAGTACGGCTGCCATTGCCAAACTGCTGCAGGCGCCCGTTGTACTGGTAGTGGATGCAAAATCCATGGGAGAAAGTGTGGCAGCGACCGTTTTAGGGTATAAGTTATATGATCCGGGAATTCAGTTTGCCGGGGTTATTGTCAATCGTCTTGGCTCTGATACCCACCGGGAAATTGTCTGTGACGCGCTGCAGCGGCAGGGTATCAGAGTTTTGGGCTGCTTATTCCGCAACGATGCTCTTATGATGCCGGAGCGGCATCTTGGCTTAACGCCGGTTACAGAACATGCGGCTGATGAAACAATTGCTGCGATGGGAAGGCAAATATCCCAGCAAGTCGATATGAAGCAGCTGATTGACATTGCCCGGCAGGCCGTCTGGCTACCTGAGCCGGTTCCGTCACGCCATAATCAATTGACGCCAAAAGTCCGAATCGGCGTTGCCCAGGATGATGTTTTTTCCTTTTATTATCCGGAAAGTCTGGAAGTACTGGCTGCGCTGGGAGCGGAGCTGGTTCCTTTCAGTCCTTTATCCGGCAGGCTGATTCCGCCGGATGTTGACGGACTTATCCTGGGCGGTGGATTTCCGGAAATGTTTGTACAGCAGCTGTCACAAAATCAATCCATGAAGGAATCCATATTGCAGGCGTACGGCAATAACATGCCCATATTGGCGGAATGCGGCGGTTTAATGTATTTGGCCCGACAGATTATTGATTTTAACGGTCAGGCTTTCGACATGGTGGGAGCCATTCCGGCGGTTTGCAAAATGGAAAAAAAGCTGCAAACCGTAGGTTATGTGGAGGCAACGGCCTTGAGTGACAATTTATTATGTCCCGGTGGTGATATACTGCGAGGGCACGAATTCCATTTTTCCCGGATGATTGCTGAACAGGCCCATGATTCCTGGGCATTTCAAATCAAAAAGATGCGGACGGGCATTGCATATCCGGCAGGTTTTGTCAAGAAGAACCTATTAGCGTCTTATTTGCATTTGCATTTTGCCGGCAATGAAAAGGCCGCCAAACGGTTGGTAGAAAAATGTGCGCACTACCGGTCTGTACGGCTGCAGCAATAA